The Lucilia cuprina isolate Lc7/37 chromosome 5, ASM2204524v1, whole genome shotgun sequence genome includes a window with the following:
- the LOC124420418 gene encoding probable insulin-like peptide 5 yields MFSTKYIITGLLMVLVISDFTRADFRLCGQSLTQFLEMICIDGFNPKNLSKKSVPLDDYNDNSLENDALSSHPFSSLFMDKLYHGNLMAKTRRRRHDGVAEECCRKSCSMSELTTYCL; encoded by the exons atgttTTCCACTAAATATATTATAACGGGACTTCTTATGGTTTTGGTCATCAGTGATTTTACACGAGCTGATTTTCGTTTATGTGGACAATCGTTAACACAATTTTTGGAAATGATTTGTATAGATGGTTTTAATCccaaaaatctttcaaaaaaatcAG tTCCCTTAGATGATTACAATGATAATAGCCTTGAAAATGATGCTCTTTCATCTCATCCATTTTCATCATTATTTATGGATAAATTATACCATGGCAATTTAATGGCAAAAACTCGTCGTCGTCGTCATGATGGTGTAGCTGAGGAATGCTGTCGCAAATCTTGCTCTATGTCAGAATTAACAACATATTGTCTATAA